One window of the Crassaminicella thermophila genome contains the following:
- a CDS encoding TAXI family TRAP transporter solute-binding subunit: MKRKLSILLALMLVLSVFAVGCSNSKDGQPASEDQASASKEKMFVTIATGGSSGPYFAIGGAISNLLNEKLDNVNASVQSTGASAVNATLLGEKKAELAFAMNDVINYAYTGTEVFKDKGKVENLRGVAALYPNFVQVVTLEGSGINEISDLKGKRVGVGAPGSGTEVNARQILGAHGITYDDIDEDFLSYSESIEQLKNGSVDAAFLTSGLPNAVIMDICTTHDVKIVPIRKEVVEKLAKEFPFYSSEKIPAGTYDNKEDVETAAVTTLLVTRAELSEDEVYEITKTIFENIDTLHEAHSAAKRISLDTVRQGMPIPLHPGAEKYYKEQGK, from the coding sequence ATGAAAAGAAAATTATCTATACTTTTAGCATTAATGCTAGTACTTAGTGTTTTTGCTGTAGGATGTTCTAATTCTAAAGATGGGCAGCCTGCATCTGAAGATCAAGCTTCTGCATCTAAAGAAAAAATGTTTGTTACCATTGCAACGGGAGGTAGTTCAGGACCATATTTTGCAATTGGTGGTGCAATTTCTAATCTTTTAAATGAAAAGCTTGATAATGTAAATGCATCCGTTCAATCTACAGGTGCATCTGCAGTAAATGCAACATTACTTGGTGAAAAAAAGGCAGAACTTGCTTTTGCTATGAATGACGTTATCAACTATGCTTATACGGGAACAGAAGTTTTTAAAGATAAAGGAAAGGTTGAAAACTTAAGAGGTGTTGCTGCACTTTATCCTAACTTTGTACAGGTTGTAACATTAGAGGGTAGCGGTATTAATGAAATTTCTGACTTAAAAGGAAAGAGAGTAGGCGTTGGAGCTCCAGGAAGTGGTACAGAAGTAAATGCTCGTCAAATCTTAGGTGCACATGGCATTACTTATGACGATATTGATGAAGATTTCTTATCTTATTCAGAAAGTATTGAGCAGTTAAAAAATGGTTCAGTAGATGCTGCATTCTTGACATCAGGACTTCCAAATGCAGTAATTATGGATATTTGTACAACACATGATGTAAAGATTGTGCCAATTAGAAAAGAAGTAGTAGAAAAATTAGCAAAAGAGTTTCCATTCTATTCATCAGAGAAGATTCCTGCAGGAACTTATGACAATAAAGAAGATGTAGAAACGGCAGCTGTTACAACTTTACTTGTAACAAGAGCAGAATTAAGTGAAGATGAAGTATATGAAATTACAAAGACTATTTTTGAAAACATAGATACATTACATGAAGCACACTCAGCAGCTAAAAGAATTAGCCTAGATACAGTAAGACAAGGAATGCCTATTCCACTACATCCAGGAGCAGAAAAATATTATAAAGAGCAAGGAAAATAA
- a CDS encoding TRAP transporter permease gives MTDIKNTENEQAVGHEAILEKYDTESRFRKFDRNSIPGIIVFIMCIGLSLFHLYTAWAGPLVTLMHRAVHTAVVMSLVFILYPFSKKSSKKKPAILDWFFALLSLGLGMYIVINYKALVMRAGMPSSTDMIFGIMAILLVLEAGRRITGNEIAILAILFLVYAYLGPKLPNIIAHRGYGIKDIAEYMYLTTEGIFGIAIGVSSTYIFLFVLFGAFLSKSGMGQFFNDLAMAIAGQGKGGPAKVAVISSGLLGSINGSAVANVVTTGAFTIPLMKKIGYDSEFAGAVEATASCGGQILPPVMGAAAFIMAEYLGIKYIKIAAAAAIPALLYYLGVIVMIHLRASKKGLTGLPKEQLPKVSEVLKQRGHLLIPLVILLYLLIKGFTPIYAAFYSIIATIIASSLKKETRMSFKDIIDALESGARTALGVAMSCAIVGLIIGVATLTGFGLKLAGAILFLGKGNLFITLVLTMLACIVLGMGLPSIPAYIITATMAAPALAKMGIPHQVSHMFVFYFGMLANLTPPVALAAFAGAGIAGGNPAKTGFQAVKLALAGFIVPYIFVYSPALLLINTTAIGIIIAAITAVIGVIALGVAAEGYLFTKVNVIYRIAMLVSAILLMKPGMTSDIIGIVLFALIFFIQKMSKKKEDLITA, from the coding sequence ATGACAGATATAAAAAATACGGAAAACGAACAAGCAGTAGGACATGAAGCCATATTAGAAAAATATGATACAGAATCTCGCTTTAGAAAATTTGATAGAAATAGTATCCCTGGAATTATTGTTTTTATTATGTGTATAGGACTATCATTGTTTCATCTTTATACAGCTTGGGCAGGACCTCTTGTTACTTTGATGCATAGAGCTGTGCACACAGCTGTAGTAATGAGTTTGGTATTTATACTATATCCTTTTAGTAAGAAATCATCGAAGAAAAAGCCAGCAATTTTGGATTGGTTTTTTGCATTATTGTCATTAGGTTTGGGAATGTATATTGTTATAAATTATAAAGCATTGGTAATGCGTGCAGGAATGCCAAGCAGTACAGATATGATTTTTGGAATTATGGCCATTTTACTAGTACTAGAAGCAGGTAGAAGAATCACTGGAAATGAGATTGCAATTTTAGCAATATTGTTTTTGGTTTATGCGTATTTAGGGCCTAAATTACCTAATATTATAGCCCATAGAGGATATGGAATAAAAGATATTGCTGAGTATATGTATTTAACGACAGAAGGTATTTTTGGTATTGCAATAGGTGTATCTTCAACTTATATTTTCTTGTTTGTATTATTTGGAGCTTTTTTATCAAAATCAGGTATGGGTCAATTTTTCAATGACTTGGCAATGGCTATTGCAGGACAAGGAAAAGGTGGTCCTGCAAAGGTAGCGGTAATTTCTAGTGGATTGCTTGGTTCCATTAATGGTAGCGCTGTTGCAAATGTTGTAACAACAGGAGCTTTTACCATTCCACTTATGAAAAAGATTGGATATGATTCTGAGTTTGCTGGGGCAGTAGAAGCAACTGCATCTTGTGGAGGACAGATTTTGCCACCTGTTATGGGAGCAGCAGCATTTATTATGGCAGAGTATTTAGGAATAAAATATATTAAAATTGCAGCTGCAGCAGCGATTCCAGCACTTCTTTATTATCTAGGTGTAATTGTAATGATTCACTTAAGAGCATCAAAAAAAGGATTAACTGGACTTCCAAAAGAACAATTGCCAAAGGTTTCAGAAGTGTTAAAACAAAGAGGGCATCTATTAATTCCTCTTGTTATTCTTCTATATTTATTAATTAAAGGATTTACACCGATTTATGCAGCGTTTTATTCTATTATTGCAACAATTATTGCAAGTTCTTTAAAAAAAGAAACAAGAATGAGCTTTAAAGATATTATTGATGCATTAGAAAGTGGTGCACGTACTGCTCTAGGAGTTGCGATGTCTTGTGCCATTGTAGGACTTATTATTGGTGTTGCTACATTAACAGGATTTGGATTAAAACTTGCAGGTGCTATTCTTTTCTTAGGAAAAGGGAATTTATTTATTACATTGGTGCTTACAATGCTTGCATGTATTGTTTTAGGAATGGGTCTTCCATCTATCCCAGCATACATTATTACTGCAACCATGGCAGCACCAGCATTAGCTAAAATGGGTATTCCACATCAAGTATCTCATATGTTTGTATTCTACTTTGGAATGCTTGCAAATTTAACACCACCTGTTGCTTTAGCAGCATTTGCAGGAGCAGGGATTGCAGGAGGGAATCCAGCAAAAACAGGTTTTCAGGCAGTAAAATTGGCATTGGCAGGATTTATAGTTCCATATATATTTGTATATTCACCAGCACTTCTTTTAATCAATACAACAGCTATTGGAATTATCATTGCAGCTATTACAGCTGTTATTGGTGTTATTGCTTTAGGAGTTGCTGCAGAAGGATATTTATTTACAAAGGTAAATGTAATCTATCGAATTGCAATGTTGGTATCAGCTATTTTATTGATGAAGCCAGGAATGACATCAGATATTATTGGTATTGTATTATTTGCATTAATCTTCTTTATTCAAAAAATGAGTAAGAAAAAAGAAGATTTGATTACAGCATAA
- a CDS encoding DUF1850 domain-containing protein, translating to MKKYNKILILFLILSFLPLSLIKVPVIILEDIKASKTIFIHKISPNDQFTMHWMHSVELAPWEETFYIDNNYKIILDYTRFKAFGAGVPKSAGKKTFVKNGWIYFAEINKEMPNLAYGISNFAKHTFYFKNITLKLYEMVPNDNPVKIYTDKLSIISYIYKKLIT from the coding sequence ATGAAAAAATACAACAAAATTTTAATCCTTTTTCTTATTCTATCTTTTCTACCGCTATCTTTAATAAAAGTACCAGTAATCATTTTAGAAGATATAAAAGCTTCTAAAACCATTTTTATTCATAAAATTTCTCCTAATGATCAATTTACCATGCACTGGATGCACTCTGTTGAATTAGCTCCTTGGGAGGAAACCTTCTATATTGACAATAACTATAAAATAATATTAGATTACACACGATTTAAAGCCTTTGGAGCAGGCGTTCCTAAATCAGCTGGAAAGAAAACCTTCGTAAAGAATGGATGGATTTACTTTGCAGAAATAAACAAAGAAATGCCAAACCTTGCTTATGGTATATCTAATTTTGCAAAGCACACCTTCTACTTTAAAAATATAACTTTAAAGCTTTATGAAATGGTTCCAAATGATAATCCTGTTAAAATCTATACAGATAAGCTTTCAATAATTTCATATATATACAAAAAACTTATTACATAA
- a CDS encoding amidohydrolase — protein MILIRDGYIFTMEGKNYQKGSVLIENGKIKEIGEDIVAPLDATIIDATGKIVMPGMIDAHCHLGMWEDAIGFEGADGNEMTDPVTPHLKAIDGINPMDRTFEEAYQGGITSVATGPGSANVLGGQFVAIKTYGKRIDDMIIKEPLAMKCAFGENPKRVYHDRKQAPSTRMATAAILRENLFKAKEYLQKLEAAKEDPAKKPSFDMKMEALVPVIKGEIPLKAHAHRADDIFTAIRIAKEFGVKITLEHCTEGHLIADYIKEEGLCAVVGPSFGERSKFELKNLTFETAGVLSKAGVKIALMTDHPVIPLQYLPMCAGLAVKMGMDEDTALKAITIHAAEILGIEDRVGSIKEGKDADIVIWNGHPFELQATVEYTLIDGNVVYRKNKA, from the coding sequence ATGATTTTAATTAGGGATGGATATATTTTTACAATGGAAGGAAAGAACTACCAAAAAGGAAGCGTTCTCATTGAAAATGGGAAAATAAAGGAGATAGGAGAAGATATTGTAGCTCCTTTAGATGCCACTATTATTGATGCTACTGGCAAAATTGTAATGCCTGGTATGATTGATGCCCATTGTCATTTAGGGATGTGGGAAGATGCTATCGGATTTGAAGGAGCTGACGGAAATGAGATGACAGATCCAGTAACACCTCATTTAAAGGCAATTGATGGGATTAACCCTATGGATAGGACTTTTGAGGAAGCTTACCAAGGGGGAATTACTTCTGTTGCAACAGGTCCAGGAAGTGCAAATGTATTAGGAGGGCAATTTGTAGCTATAAAGACTTATGGAAAACGAATAGATGATATGATTATAAAGGAGCCTTTGGCTATGAAGTGTGCTTTTGGAGAAAATCCAAAGCGTGTATATCATGATCGAAAACAAGCACCGAGTACACGAATGGCAACAGCAGCTATACTAAGAGAAAATTTGTTTAAAGCAAAAGAATATTTACAAAAGCTAGAAGCTGCAAAAGAAGACCCAGCAAAGAAGCCATCCTTTGATATGAAGATGGAAGCACTAGTTCCTGTTATAAAGGGAGAAATACCATTAAAGGCTCATGCACATCGAGCAGATGATATTTTCACTGCTATTCGTATTGCAAAGGAGTTTGGTGTAAAAATTACCTTAGAGCATTGTACAGAGGGACATTTGATAGCTGATTATATAAAAGAAGAAGGCTTATGTGCAGTAGTAGGGCCAAGTTTTGGAGAAAGATCCAAATTTGAATTAAAAAATCTTACTTTTGAAACAGCAGGTGTATTAAGCAAGGCAGGAGTGAAAATTGCTCTTATGACAGATCATCCTGTTATCCCTCTTCAGTATTTGCCTATGTGTGCAGGACTTGCTGTAAAGATGGGAATGGATGAAGATACAGCCCTAAAAGCTATTACTATTCATGCAGCAGAAATATTAGGAATTGAAGATCGAGTAGGAAGTATTAAAGAAGGAAAGGATGCAGATATTGTAATATGGAATGGTCATCCTTTTGAATTACAAGCAACAGTGGAATATACCTTAATTGATGGGAATGTTGTTTATAGGAAAAATAAAGCTTAA
- a CDS encoding ECF transporter S component — protein sequence MIDRTSTIKKEAFGLTVNGLVKIAILSVLSYVIMFIEVPIFFFPGFLKIDLSDLPALIGGFALGPAAGVIIELIKNLLHFLTKTTTGGVGEFANFLIGIALIIPACASYNKYKTKKGAITGIVIGIIAMSIVGGLANYYMLIPFYAKIMPLEQIIAWSAAANGAIVDVKTLVLYGIIPFNLLKGTIVAILTSVLYKKLSPILK from the coding sequence ATGATAGATAGAACATCAACTATTAAAAAAGAAGCTTTTGGTTTAACGGTGAATGGACTTGTAAAGATAGCCATATTATCTGTACTATCTTATGTAATCATGTTTATTGAAGTGCCTATATTTTTCTTTCCAGGATTTCTTAAGATAGACCTAAGTGACTTACCTGCATTAATTGGAGGATTTGCATTAGGACCAGCTGCAGGAGTTATAATTGAGCTTATTAAAAACCTTTTACATTTTTTAACGAAAACAACTACTGGTGGAGTAGGGGAATTTGCAAACTTTTTAATAGGGATTGCATTGATAATACCTGCTTGTGCTTCTTATAATAAATATAAAACCAAAAAAGGAGCAATTACAGGGATTGTAATCGGTATTATTGCAATGAGTATTGTAGGGGGATTGGCAAATTATTATATGCTTATACCTTTTTATGCAAAGATTATGCCTTTAGAACAAATCATTGCGTGGAGTGCAGCTGCAAATGGAGCTATTGTAGATGTTAAAACTTTAGTGTTATATGGTATAATACCTTTTAATTTATTAAAGGGAACTATAGTAGCTATTTTAACAAGTGTTCTTTATAAAAAGCTTTCGCCTATATTAAAGTAA
- a CDS encoding GntR family transcriptional regulator, whose protein sequence is MIQIDLKNRKPIYEQLIEKFKQLIINDVLKADEKIPSVRDLAKQLTINPNTIQKAYRELERQGYIYSVRGRGSFVSKEIEKVDENKVERLKNEIIKNLSELIYLGLEKEALMQLLEETYDRVKGGEDND, encoded by the coding sequence ATGATTCAGATAGATTTAAAGAACAGAAAACCAATATATGAACAGCTCATAGAAAAGTTTAAACAATTAATAATAAATGATGTGTTAAAGGCAGACGAAAAAATTCCATCTGTAAGAGATTTGGCAAAACAACTTACTATAAATCCAAATACGATTCAAAAAGCATACAGGGAGTTAGAAAGACAGGGATATATATATTCTGTGAGAGGAAGAGGAAGCTTTGTATCAAAGGAAATAGAAAAGGTGGATGAAAATAAGGTGGAAAGATTAAAAAATGAAATAATAAAAAATTTATCGGAATTGATATATTTAGGTTTAGAAAAGGAAGCGTTAATGCAGTTATTAGAAGAGACCTATGATAGAGTGAAAGGGGGAGAAGATAATGATTAA
- a CDS encoding ABC transporter ATP-binding protein — protein MIKVKSLDKYFSDFKALDNVNLNVQKGSIYGLVGPNGSGKTTLIKHLTGIYKQDSGSVEILGKTVYENIDIKSKIGYIPDDLYFFPQYTIKGMASYYKSIYPKWNEDRYKRIKEVFKIDENRKINKLSKGMQKQVSFWLTLSSMPEIMILDEPIDGLDPLMRRKVWNLVIEDVAERETTVLISSHNLKELENICDHVGIMHKGKMLIERNLDDLKSDVHKIQIAYKNDFPVNISKEIEILHKEKRGSVYLLIVKGEREKIISNFNKYNPVILDVLPLSLEEIFIYELGGAGYEINNVIF, from the coding sequence ATGATTAAAGTAAAAAGCTTAGATAAATATTTTAGTGATTTTAAAGCTTTAGATAATGTTAATTTAAATGTTCAAAAAGGTTCTATATATGGATTAGTAGGACCTAATGGATCTGGTAAAACAACATTGATAAAGCATTTGACAGGAATATATAAACAAGATAGTGGAAGTGTGGAAATATTAGGGAAGACGGTATATGAAAATATAGATATAAAATCAAAAATAGGTTATATACCTGATGACTTGTATTTTTTTCCACAATATACGATTAAGGGAATGGCATCATATTATAAAAGCATATATCCTAAATGGAATGAAGATAGATATAAAAGAATAAAAGAAGTATTTAAAATAGATGAAAATAGAAAAATAAATAAGCTTTCAAAGGGAATGCAAAAGCAAGTATCATTTTGGCTTACTTTATCTAGTATGCCGGAAATAATGATACTTGATGAACCTATAGATGGACTTGACCCATTGATGAGGAGAAAAGTATGGAATTTGGTAATAGAAGATGTAGCTGAAAGAGAAACAACTGTGCTTATTTCATCTCATAACCTAAAGGAATTGGAAAATATATGTGACCATGTAGGTATTATGCATAAAGGTAAGATGCTTATAGAAAGAAATTTAGATGATTTAAAATCAGATGTTCATAAAATTCAAATAGCATATAAAAATGATTTTCCAGTAAACATAAGTAAAGAAATAGAAATACTCCATAAGGAAAAGCGAGGAAGTGTATATCTATTAATCGTAAAAGGTGAAAGGGAAAAGATAATATCAAACTTTAATAAATACAACCCTGTTATATTAGATGTACTGCCACTTTCACTTGAAGAAATATTTATATATGAGTTAGGGGGTGCAGGATATGAAATTAACAACGTTATATTTTAA
- a CDS encoding S1 RNA-binding domain-containing protein, whose product MSLKSGEIIQGTVSKITKYGAFIKLSDGKTGLCHISEISNDYVKDINTYLKEGQEVKVKILNIKDDNKMELSIKQASKNSSNDKKHKSNTYKKPKQSFENMLSDFLKSSDEKLKGINERTKRY is encoded by the coding sequence ATGTCATTAAAAAGTGGAGAAATCATTCAAGGTACAGTTTCAAAAATAACAAAATATGGGGCTTTTATAAAGCTTTCTGATGGAAAAACGGGACTTTGTCATATTTCCGAAATATCTAATGATTATGTAAAGGATATCAATACTTACCTAAAAGAAGGTCAAGAAGTAAAAGTAAAAATTCTTAACATCAAGGACGATAACAAAATGGAGCTTTCTATAAAGCAAGCTTCTAAAAACTCCTCAAATGATAAAAAGCATAAAAGCAATACTTATAAAAAGCCAAAGCAATCATTTGAAAATATGTTATCTGATTTTCTAAAAAGTAGTGATGAAAAATTAAAAGGAATCAATGAAAGAACCAAAAGATACTAA
- a CDS encoding beta-class carbonic anhydrase, whose translation MNKLEEIMTYNKSFVQNESYKKYKTTKYPYKKMVIFSCMDTRLTELLPRALNLKNGDAKIIKNAGAVIMHPFGSIMRSILVAIYELSAEEVFVIGHHGCGMSSIDPTSTIEKMKKRGISEDTLSTLEYAGINLENWLYGFDCVTDSIKESVAKIKNHPLMPKNVFVHGLIMDPETGELEVIVNGYEKEIT comes from the coding sequence ATGAATAAACTAGAAGAAATCATGACATATAATAAATCCTTTGTACAAAATGAATCCTATAAAAAATATAAAACGACAAAATATCCCTATAAGAAGATGGTAATTTTCTCTTGTATGGATACCAGATTAACAGAACTTCTTCCTCGAGCCTTAAATTTAAAAAATGGAGATGCAAAAATTATAAAAAATGCAGGTGCAGTCATTATGCATCCTTTTGGAAGTATTATGAGAAGTATTTTAGTTGCAATTTATGAATTAAGCGCAGAAGAAGTTTTTGTTATCGGCCATCATGGATGTGGTATGAGCAGCATTGATCCAACAAGTACAATTGAAAAAATGAAGAAAAGAGGTATATCAGAAGATACCCTATCCACCCTTGAATATGCAGGAATCAATTTAGAAAACTGGCTATATGGATTTGATTGTGTGACAGATTCTATCAAAGAAAGTGTAGCAAAAATTAAGAATCATCCTTTAATGCCTAAAAATGTTTTTGTCCATGGACTGATTATGGACCCTGAAACAGGTGAATTAGAAGTTATAGTAAATGGATATGAAAAAGAAATCACCTAA
- a CDS encoding sugar phosphate isomerase/epimerase family protein, whose translation MKIGYAASSGEIDILDTLRYTKDHGFDCVELNMNMPIFFPENFTKEDREKIKGYKDENNIEITLHAPEDITLLQLQKSIRKATIDRLKEVIDFGYDIGASRMTMHIGSAVCFTLTDRKSYLDEFYCEEYKKVLKESLIDLMDYAKDKVMICVENSGRFPKMVVQETLEELLNEGGLYLTWDIGHSYTNKYNEVEFFLKHVDKIRTCHLHDNNGESDHQIIGSGNVDFQWHIDKMKNSDVCYIIEVRPRENAVKSLKKLKEILRKKTQS comes from the coding sequence ATGAAAATTGGATATGCAGCATCAAGTGGTGAAATTGATATATTAGATACTTTAAGATATACAAAAGATCATGGCTTTGATTGTGTTGAACTTAATATGAATATGCCTATTTTTTTTCCAGAAAATTTTACAAAGGAAGATAGAGAAAAAATAAAGGGGTATAAGGATGAAAACAATATAGAAATTACCCTTCATGCACCAGAAGACATAACCCTTTTACAGCTTCAAAAAAGCATTAGAAAAGCAACAATAGATAGATTAAAAGAGGTTATTGATTTTGGTTATGATATTGGGGCAAGTAGAATGACTATGCATATTGGAAGTGCAGTTTGTTTTACACTTACAGATAGAAAATCATATTTAGATGAATTTTATTGTGAAGAATATAAAAAAGTATTAAAAGAAAGCTTAATAGATTTAATGGATTATGCGAAAGATAAAGTGATGATTTGTGTTGAAAATTCAGGGAGATTTCCTAAAATGGTGGTTCAAGAAACACTAGAAGAGCTACTTAATGAGGGAGGACTATATTTAACTTGGGATATTGGACATTCTTATACTAATAAATACAATGAAGTAGAATTTTTCCTAAAGCATGTAGATAAAATACGAACCTGTCATTTACATGATAATAATGGAGAAAGTGATCATCAGATTATAGGTAGTGGAAATGTAGATTTTCAGTGGCATATAGATAAGATGAAAAATAGTGATGTTTGCTATATTATCGAGGTCAGGCCAAGGGAGAATGCAGTAAAGTCATTAAAAAAGTTAAAAGAAATATTAAGAAAAAAGACTCAAAGCTGA
- a CDS encoding DUF401 family protein — MIILTLIISMGIILFLVSKKVNIGYSLMIGAVILALLNGRSIFYIFKIFLKTFSEPTTISLAVTIAFISILGHLMEKYLILDRMIIALEKMLRSAKATILIAPAIIGTLLVTGGALMSCPVVETLGERLSIPKDKRAAINLIFRHALYFIFPLSPTIILAAELGNFNIWDFVKLQFPVAVAMYIFGYFFYLKNYSEPPIEKINKKQYLKTILEFLFYSLPILISLLGVILLNLPFYISLIGGILLSIVINLYDKRQDSKYDIGENILKTIYKGIKPSMVIAIIGIMIFKNVVNNMDEIFVYLNHLLDKGIPLELLIFIAAALISFPLASTQPGIAILYPMILPLAPNYHIKLLYSMFIYVSAFMFYYISPLHMCQVLTLEYFEVKIKNLYKNYLYILPFVYIVMLIIYAVKII, encoded by the coding sequence ATGATCATATTAACACTAATAATTTCGATGGGAATAATATTATTTTTGGTAAGTAAAAAAGTAAATATTGGTTATTCTTTAATGATCGGAGCCGTTATTTTAGCCCTTTTAAACGGAAGGAGTATATTTTATATCTTTAAAATATTTTTAAAGACATTCTCAGAACCCACAACTATTTCATTGGCTGTTACAATCGCATTTATTTCAATCCTTGGTCATCTAATGGAAAAATACCTAATCTTAGATAGGATGATTATAGCTCTTGAAAAAATGTTAAGAAGTGCAAAGGCTACAATTTTAATTGCTCCTGCAATTATCGGTACCCTATTAGTTACTGGTGGTGCTTTAATGTCTTGTCCTGTTGTTGAAACTTTAGGTGAAAGATTAAGTATTCCAAAGGATAAACGAGCAGCAATAAACCTTATTTTTAGACATGCTCTTTATTTTATTTTCCCTCTATCTCCTACAATAATATTGGCTGCTGAGTTGGGGAATTTTAACATCTGGGATTTTGTCAAACTACAGTTTCCAGTTGCAGTTGCTATGTATATATTTGGATATTTCTTTTATCTTAAAAACTATAGCGAACCACCTATTGAAAAAATAAACAAAAAACAGTATTTAAAAACCATTTTAGAATTTTTATTTTATTCACTGCCAATACTCATAAGTTTACTCGGCGTTATATTATTAAATTTACCTTTTTATATTTCACTTATAGGCGGTATTTTGCTAAGCATTGTAATAAATTTATATGATAAACGGCAAGATAGCAAATACGATATAGGAGAAAATATATTAAAAACAATATACAAAGGAATTAAACCTTCTATGGTAATCGCAATAATTGGGATTATGATTTTTAAAAACGTTGTAAACAATATGGATGAAATATTTGTCTATCTAAATCATTTGTTAGATAAGGGGATTCCCCTAGAGCTATTAATATTTATAGCAGCTGCCTTAATATCATTCCCATTAGCATCTACACAACCAGGAATCGCTATACTATATCCTATGATATTACCTTTAGCACCAAATTATCACATAAAGCTTTTATACTCCATGTTTATATACGTAAGTGCATTTATGTTTTACTATATTTCTCCACTACACATGTGCCAAGTTCTTACACTAGAGTATTTTGAAGTAAAGATAAAAAATTTATATAAAAATTATCTATATATACTGCCATTTGTATATATTGTAATGCTTATTATATATGCAGTTAAAATTATATAA
- a CDS encoding GDP-mannose 4,6-dehydratase, giving the protein MNTILVTGGAGFIGSHLIEKLLYCGKNIIAIDNFNDYYDPKAKEKNLMEIKSNMKRLGIDKGRFKLYRQDIRNKTEINRIFKEHKIDIIIHLAAMAGVRYSILAPDLYYDVNVNGTLNLLEAAKENKIDKFIFASSSSVYGNNKKIPFNENDSVDCPISPYAASKKAGELLCYTYYHLHKISIACLRFFTVYGPRQRPDLAIHKFAKCIMEGKKIPFFGDGDTQRDYTYIDDIIDGIIKTMVWMKKNKRQYEIFNLGNSRTIFLNQMVKTLEEVLNKKALLEKLPSQPGDMGKTYADIIKAKTILGYAPKKDFKEGVEDFVKWMKK; this is encoded by the coding sequence ATGAATACAATTCTTGTAACGGGGGGAGCTGGATTTATTGGTTCTCATCTGATAGAAAAGTTGTTATATTGTGGGAAAAATATAATAGCAATAGATAATTTCAACGATTATTATGATCCTAAAGCAAAAGAGAAAAATTTAATGGAAATAAAATCTAATATGAAAAGACTTGGGATTGATAAGGGCAGGTTTAAGCTTTATAGACAAGATATAAGAAATAAGACAGAAATAAATAGGATTTTTAAGGAACATAAAATAGATATTATTATTCATTTAGCGGCTATGGCAGGGGTAAGATATTCTATTTTAGCACCTGATCTTTATTATGATGTAAATGTGAATGGTACATTAAATCTTTTAGAAGCTGCTAAGGAAAACAAGATTGATAAGTTTATATTTGCTTCTAGCTCTTCTGTATATGGAAACAATAAAAAAATACCTTTTAATGAAAATGATTCTGTAGATTGTCCTATTTCTCCATATGCAGCATCAAAGAAAGCTGGTGAGCTACTGTGTTATACCTATTATCATTTACACAAAATAAGTATTGCTTGTTTACGTTTTTTTACTGTTTATGGACCAAGACAGCGGCCTGATCTTGCAATACATAAGTTTGCTAAATGTATTATGGAGGGTAAAAAGATTCCTTTCTTTGGAGATGGGGATACACAAAGAGATTATACTTACATAGATGATATTATAGATGGAATCATAAAAACTATGGTCTGGATGAAAAAAAATAAAAGACAATATGAGATATTTAATCTTGGCAATTCAAGAACAATTTTTTTAAATCAAATGGTAAAAACTTTAGAAGAAGTGTTAAATAAGAAGGCCTTACTAGAGAAATTACCATCACAGCCTGGAGATATGGGTAAAACTTATGCAGATATTATAAAAGCAAAAACAATATTAGGTTATGCACCAAAAAAAGATTTTAAAGAAGGAGTAGAAGACTTTGTAAAATGGATGAAAAAATAA